A genomic window from Nitrospirota bacterium includes:
- a CDS encoding HAMP domain-containing protein, with protein MFKHIRTKFVIILLIIGILPLLIGTTIYLTTSKRERIIEKEHISKQELSHVSFAIESIFLKAQTNLLLAAENPAFFRYFTDKPRQSDWVYEQTKTLRQLQLVFPEAMSVTAFIDVSGTEITKVVVKQISPGKGLRSIINAPFFVPGLSQPPGGVYQGEPYLSPETHHWVIPFVAPVHDQGKIMGLLYFDLNLEYFSEKLKWNLSAGNHAFLLERSGKILAQTIIAVGETTGLPNILSLDQSKWFHEIMNRILEGSQGTERFKTSKGRDYLVSYQSVPSSSWSVMVLTPNYESMRDILPLDQFLLIFAITFVLIILFTFYMGKKFSDPVKDVVTGTQIIASGDFTYRINTNLNDELGELAMSFNKMAEYLHKTYQDLKSTSAQLTQSAKLAAVGELAAGVAHELNQPLMVIRGHAQELIEGNTVPGQITKDLRLIEKQTGRMMRIIDHLRAFARQSSGAYEPVNLNDVINDSFTLITQQLKNSNIEIVKELDDSIPRIWGDPNKLEQVFLNLITNSRDAMEEMGHGTLTVKTQPLFGNTSSKNDKKANGVMASFKDTGGGISNDIIDKIFDPFFTTKEVGKGTGLGLSISYSILKDHGGSIYAERNDSAGTTFILNFPADRRRLPRKKHIRELKSPVEEI; from the coding sequence ATGTTTAAGCACATTAGGACCAAATTTGTAATCATCCTCCTGATCATAGGCATTCTCCCGCTCCTCATAGGGACTACTATTTACCTTACAACATCCAAACGTGAGCGGATTATTGAAAAAGAACATATCTCCAAGCAGGAGTTGTCGCATGTCTCTTTTGCCATAGAATCAATCTTTCTGAAGGCACAGACAAACCTGCTCCTCGCTGCAGAAAACCCCGCCTTCTTCCGCTACTTCACAGACAAGCCCCGGCAGTCTGACTGGGTCTATGAGCAGACCAAAACACTTCGTCAATTGCAACTCGTTTTCCCGGAGGCGATGAGCGTTACTGCATTCATTGATGTATCAGGCACAGAGATCACAAAGGTCGTTGTAAAACAGATATCCCCCGGGAAAGGTCTGAGATCTATTATAAATGCCCCTTTTTTTGTGCCTGGCCTCTCTCAACCTCCCGGAGGTGTATATCAGGGGGAACCATACCTTAGCCCGGAAACTCATCACTGGGTTATACCGTTCGTTGCACCTGTACATGATCAGGGGAAAATTATGGGGCTTTTGTATTTTGACCTGAATCTTGAATACTTCAGTGAAAAGCTGAAATGGAATCTGTCCGCAGGCAACCATGCTTTCCTGCTCGAGAGGAGCGGGAAGATTCTTGCACAAACAATTATTGCCGTAGGAGAAACAACAGGGCTCCCCAATATACTATCCCTCGATCAGTCCAAATGGTTTCACGAGATAATGAACAGAATCCTGGAGGGCTCACAGGGTACAGAAAGGTTTAAAACGTCCAAAGGGCGTGATTATTTAGTCTCGTATCAGTCTGTCCCGTCAAGTTCCTGGAGTGTAATGGTCCTGACCCCAAACTATGAAAGTATGCGGGACATTCTTCCGCTGGATCAGTTTCTATTGATATTTGCAATTACATTCGTACTGATTATCTTATTTACATTCTACATGGGAAAGAAATTCTCTGACCCTGTAAAAGACGTTGTTACAGGAACACAGATCATTGCCAGCGGAGATTTCACATACCGGATAAATACGAATCTTAATGATGAGCTTGGAGAACTTGCAATGTCATTTAACAAAATGGCAGAATACCTCCACAAGACTTATCAGGACCTGAAATCAACCAGCGCCCAGCTGACACAATCCGCAAAACTGGCTGCAGTAGGAGAGCTTGCGGCCGGAGTAGCACATGAACTGAATCAGCCGCTGATGGTTATCAGGGGGCATGCACAGGAACTTATTGAGGGAAATACAGTCCCAGGACAAATTACAAAGGACCTCAGGCTTATTGAGAAACAGACAGGCCGGATGATGAGGATCATAGACCATCTCAGGGCCTTTGCACGGCAATCCTCAGGAGCTTATGAGCCTGTTAATTTGAATGATGTAATAAATGATTCCTTTACTTTAATTACCCAGCAACTGAAAAATAGCAACATTGAAATTGTCAAAGAGCTGGATGATTCCATCCCAAGGATATGGGGAGATCCAAACAAACTCGAACAGGTATTTCTGAATCTCATAACTAATTCAAGAGATGCAATGGAGGAAATGGGGCATGGAACACTGACAGTTAAAACTCAGCCTCTGTTTGGCAATACGTCGTCAAAGAATGACAAAAAGGCAAATGGGGTTATGGCATCATTCAAAGACACAGGGGGCGGCATATCAAATGATATAATAGACAAGATATTTGATCCTTTTTTTACTACAAAAGAAGTTGGAAAAGGAACAGGGCTGGGTCTTTCAATAAGCTACTCAATATTAAAGGACCATGGTGGCAGCATTTATGCGGAAAGGAATGACAGTGCAGGGACAACATTCATACTTAATTTCCCGGCTGATAGACGAAGATTGCCAAGAAAAAAACACATCCGGGAACTTAAATCACCTGTAGAGGAAATTTAG
- a CDS encoding response regulator, with protein sequence MGAETILVVDDDEDILDLIERHLSNRGYEVLTAYDGEQAISLLEKLRFDLVITDLTMPKFDGMAVLKRAKEKDPNIEVVILTGHGTMDNVVEALRDGGAFDYLQKPLHNIKQLSFVTKKALERKRLRLENHKLIDSLNETNSRLREKLTRISRDLSGVAQLISSSSDEEIKATVIPVLDAIIAVLNRE encoded by the coding sequence ATGGGAGCAGAGACCATATTGGTTGTTGATGATGATGAGGATATTCTCGATTTAATTGAACGGCACCTGAGCAACAGGGGGTATGAGGTTTTGACCGCTTATGACGGAGAACAGGCTATATCCCTTCTCGAAAAACTGCGTTTTGATCTTGTTATCACTGACTTGACCATGCCGAAATTCGACGGCATGGCAGTGCTCAAAAGGGCAAAGGAAAAGGACCCCAATATCGAGGTCGTAATACTTACCGGTCATGGGACAATGGACAATGTTGTTGAGGCATTGCGTGACGGCGGGGCATTTGATTATCTGCAAAAGCCTCTGCACAATATAAAGCAATTAAGTTTTGTCACAAAGAAGGCCCTTGAAAGAAAACGCCTGCGGCTTGAGAATCATAAACTGATTGACTCACTCAATGAGACGAATTCAAGGTTAAGGGAAAAACTGACGCGCATATCAAGAGATTTGTCCGGTGTTGCTCAGTTGATCTCCTCATCATCTGATGAAGAGATCAAGGCAACAGTAATACCGGTGCTGGATGCAATAATAGCTGTTCTAAACAGGGAGTAG